A window from Nitrospira sp. ND1 encodes these proteins:
- a CDS encoding DUF2934 domain-containing protein, with protein sequence MNDWKAEWETLQGRASQIERLIAERAHNIFEKSGRHHGNSLEHWLQAEKEVLNFLLSVVHSQLFEQQSKWVRISHKLANLFPRNAPEQMGCVMTIQKLARFELEIVKKDTAFWINRLRQIPEQPLELDDILTHSYLWVLGAYEILRTLAAATGHPRLIQAKRMFARIRMPLAKLKASEKYSEKDFNFPYPITKGPCIGWAVNERDIVLRDALSSEFLKALDEFCESLGMAAEIRGDRQES encoded by the coding sequence ATGAATGATTGGAAGGCTGAATGGGAAACGTTGCAGGGTCGGGCATCTCAAATTGAGCGGCTAATCGCCGAACGTGCCCACAATATTTTTGAGAAAAGTGGTCGTCACCACGGCAACAGCCTAGAGCATTGGTTACAAGCAGAAAAAGAAGTATTGAATTTCCTGCTATCCGTGGTTCACTCACAGCTCTTCGAGCAACAATCGAAATGGGTCCGTATCAGCCATAAATTGGCGAATCTTTTTCCTCGTAACGCTCCCGAACAGATGGGCTGTGTGATGACGATTCAAAAACTCGCTCGGTTTGAGTTGGAAATTGTTAAGAAGGATACGGCCTTTTGGATAAATCGACTCCGCCAGATTCCTGAACAACCCCTTGAGCTAGACGATATTCTCACCCATTCGTATTTATGGGTATTGGGAGCCTATGAAATACTCAGAACGCTTGCAGCAGCAACAGGACATCCTCGGCTCATACAAGCGAAGAGGATGTTTGCAAGAATAAGAATGCCTCTAGCAAAACTGAAAGCTAGCGAAAAATACAGCGAAAAGGACTTTAATTTCCCCTACCCCATCACAAAAGGACCATGCATCGGCTGGGCTGTTAATGAAAGGGACATAGTACTTCGTGACGCATTATCGAGCGAGTTCCTTAAGGCCCTCGACGAATTCTGTGAGAGTCTAGGAATGGCAGCGGAAATAAGAGGAGATCGGCAAGAATCCTAA
- a CDS encoding lipopolysaccharide assembly protein LapB yields MRACGGWLPVAGLFVLSGFFSSALFQDGLAAHKKTPSHRHRSSSIPQIIPQKTGPGSQAGEAEGLYYAGVALHAKGNYEQAVEKFRSALQKRNDFPEARHAMGLALAAQGALDEAINEYRAALDAQPEFAAIHNNLGVALSEKGQLDEAIAAYRHAIRLQPGNAAPHHNLALALEAKNDLDGAVGGYRESLRLQPDNATAHNNLGLVLQKKGLLDEAIGEYRAALRLQAGASAALYSVNLSAALLAKGEVDGAIGAGRTAIRLQPENGDAHYNLGLALKAKGEVEGALAAFREVLKLDPGQGAVHYDVGQLLERAGESGAAIAEYRAMLTYRPTHGPAQEALAVLLQKNGDLDGAIAAYRAALQTAPKSIAAHNNLGVALLTKGRVDEALAAFRTATDLQPADPIAYYNLGEAFSAQQQRGAAIQSYRSYVKLAEAQPDHREKVEAVRKQLAELER; encoded by the coding sequence GTGCGTGCTTGTGGGGGGTGGCTTCCTGTCGCCGGGTTGTTCGTGCTCAGCGGTTTTTTCAGTTCGGCCCTGTTTCAGGATGGGCTTGCCGCTCATAAGAAAACCCCGTCCCACCGCCATCGATCCTCTTCCATTCCCCAGATCATTCCGCAGAAGACAGGCCCGGGCTCGCAGGCCGGCGAGGCTGAAGGGCTGTATTATGCCGGGGTCGCGCTGCATGCGAAGGGAAATTACGAGCAGGCGGTGGAGAAGTTCAGATCCGCGCTTCAGAAGCGAAACGATTTCCCCGAGGCTCGGCACGCCATGGGGCTCGCGCTCGCGGCACAGGGTGCGCTGGACGAGGCCATCAACGAATATCGGGCCGCCTTGGACGCCCAACCGGAATTTGCCGCGATTCATAACAATCTGGGCGTGGCGCTGAGCGAGAAGGGGCAGCTCGATGAGGCGATTGCAGCCTATCGGCATGCCATTCGTTTGCAGCCGGGCAACGCCGCCCCTCATCACAATCTCGCGCTCGCCCTGGAGGCCAAGAACGATCTGGATGGCGCGGTCGGCGGATATCGGGAGAGTCTTCGATTGCAGCCGGACAATGCCACCGCTCACAACAACCTGGGCCTCGTGCTGCAGAAAAAAGGTCTGCTCGATGAGGCGATCGGGGAGTATCGAGCCGCATTGCGGCTTCAAGCCGGTGCGTCGGCCGCATTGTACAGTGTGAACCTCAGCGCCGCCTTGCTGGCAAAGGGAGAGGTCGACGGCGCGATCGGCGCCGGCCGCACGGCCATTCGTCTGCAACCGGAGAATGGCGACGCCCACTACAACCTGGGTTTGGCGCTGAAGGCGAAGGGGGAAGTCGAAGGGGCGTTGGCGGCCTTTCGCGAGGTGTTGAAGCTCGATCCCGGGCAAGGCGCGGTGCATTACGACGTGGGGCAGCTCCTCGAACGAGCCGGCGAGAGTGGCGCGGCGATTGCGGAGTATCGCGCCATGTTAACCTACCGGCCGACGCACGGCCCCGCGCAAGAGGCCTTAGCCGTCCTGTTGCAGAAAAACGGCGATCTCGATGGGGCAATTGCGGCCTACCGTGCGGCGTTGCAGACGGCGCCGAAGAGTATTGCCGCCCACAACAACCTCGGCGTCGCGCTCTTAACCAAAGGCCGGGTTGACGAGGCCTTGGCGGCCTTCCGCACGGCAACGGACTTGCAACCCGCCGATCCGATCGCCTACTACAACCTGGGCGAGGCATTCAGTGCCCAACAGCAGCGCGGCGCGGCGATTCAGTCCTACCGCAGTTACGTCAAGCTGGCCGAGGCGCAGCCGGATCACCGAGAGAAGGTCGAAGCGGTGCGAAAGCAGCTCGCGGAATTGGAGCGATAG